One Silene latifolia isolate original U9 population chromosome 4, ASM4854445v1, whole genome shotgun sequence DNA segment encodes these proteins:
- the LOC141651382 gene encoding uncharacterized protein LOC141651382 gives MTLRSVNELQGSKANISEFIEQEEEELIIEPNVTPPLVQEEEVPPVVPPTYVGSPPFPEALKRKSRPMQDKDVYETFRKCEVNIHLLDLLKSVPRYAKFLKELCTIKRNQKLKGDQKVQVNEHVSALFQHKLPPKCSDPGRQFFITSSTKIDVSNGSLTMEADGQVVKFNIYDSMKYPRDDHSCFSIVVFEPIVHDVFNFDGEDELQVTIDNSLVCDNLDFSMRTNLQEMVAALTEHEKLPIMPPFSKPIILTLPSKKLLPSVVHAPIVELKPLPSHLKYAFLGDGDTLPIIISRKLTKDQEERLLEVLKENKLAIGWTIADIKGISPTTCMHRILLEDNSKPVRQPQQRLNPPVMEVVKKEILKLLQVRMIYPISDSKWVSPTHVVPKKSGVTVVANQHGELVPTRVHNGWRVCVDYRRLNALTRKDHFPLPFIDQMLERLAGKAYYCFLDGYLGYFQIVIAPEDQDKTAFTCPFGTFAYRCMPFLLCNAPATFQRYMNKDVDFEFDLACKKGFGILKAKLTTAPIIQAPDWSIPFELTCDASDYALGAVLGQNVGRVLHVIYYASMTLSEAQRNYSTTEKEMLAVVFALEKFRSYLLGTNVLVKDKKGAENVVADHLSHLVDDVDRAIEPILGTFPDETLFALTFVSPWYANLVNFLVSNEFPTGFSKCQKEKIRSDAKYYEWPSSLASRGILSFQALKASVDTLKEEFNAWRRKDGDKFAKFDAWRKQTDDKLKALADVLLETRELVRSLTRVATSELNAATREEARAFMSLDPEDSSDP, from the exons ATGACTTTGAGAAGTGTGAATGAGTTGCAAGGGTCAAAAGCAAATATTAGCGAGTTCATTGAGCAAGAGGAGGAGGAATTGATCATTGAGCCTAATGTCACCCCACCATTGGTTCAAGAGGAAGAAGTACCACCGGTTGTCCCACCTACTTATGTTGGTTCTCCGCCATTTCCCGAGGCACTCAAGAGGAAAAGTCGCcctatgcaagacaaggatgtctATGAGACCTTTCGCAAATGTGAGGTAAACATTCATTTATTAGACTTATTGAAAAGTGTGCCTAGGTATGCTAAGTTTCTTAAAGAGTTATGTACCATTAAAAGGAATCAAAAATTAAAGGGTGACCAAAAAGTTCAAGTCAATGAACATGTGTCGGCCTTGTTTCAACATAAGTTACCACCTAAGTGTAGTGATCCGG GTAGGCAATTTTTTATAACCTCAAGTACTAAAATTGATGTGTCTAATGGTTCTCTCACAATGGAGGCTGATGGTCAAGTGGTTAAGTTTAATATTTATGATTCTATGAAATATCCACGTGATGACCACTCTTGTTTCTCTATTGTTGTTTTTGAACCTATAGTGCATGATGTTTTCAACTTTGATGGTGAAGATGAGTTGCAAGTTACTATTGATAATAGCTTGGTTTGTGATAATTTGGATTTTTCTATGCGTACTAACTTGCAGGAGATGGTTGCTGCTTTAACCGAGCATGAGAAACTTCCAATTATGCCACCTTTTTCTAAACCAATTATACTAACCTTGCCTAGTAAAAAGTTGTTACCTTCAGTTGTGCATGCACCCATTGTGGAGCTTAAACCATTGCCAAGTCACTTAAAGTATGCATTTCTTGGTGATGGAGATACATTGCCCATCATTATCTCTAGAAAACTCACCAAGGACCAAGAGGAAAGATTGCTTGAAGTCCTAAAGGAGAACAAACTTGCCATTGGGTGGACTATTGCTGACATCAAGGGCATTAGTCCCACCACGTGTATGCACCGTATCTTGTTAGAAGATAATTCTAAGCCCGTGAGACAACCACAGCAGAGGTTGAATCCACCTGTGATGGAGGTGGTAAAGAAAGAGATCTTAAAGCTTTTGCAAGTGCGTATGATATACCCCATATCCGATAGCAAATGGGTGAGTCCAACCCATGTTGTTCCCAAGAAATCCGGTGTAACGGTTGTTGCAAATCAACATGGTGAGTTAGTTCCCACCCGAGTGCATAATGGGTGGCGGGTTTGCGTTGATTACCGTCGGCTTAATGCGTTAACTAGAAAGGATCATTTTCCTTTACCattcattgatcaaatgcttgAGAGACTTGCAGGGAAGGCTTATTATTGCTTTTTAGATGGTTATTTGGGCTATTTTCAAATTGTTATTGCGCCCGAGGATCAAGATAAGACCGCATTTACTTGCCCATTTGGCACCTTTGCGTATCGATGCATGCCATTTTTACTATGTAATGCTCCCGCAACTTTTCAAAGATACATG AACAAG GATGTggattttgagtttgatttggCTTGCAAGAAAGGATTTGGCATTTTGAAGGCAAAGTTGACTACGGCCCCAATTATTCAAGCTCCGGATTGGTCAATTCCATTTGAGCTCACGTGCGATGCTAGTGACTATGCGTTGGGCGCCGTTTTGGGTCAAAACGTTGGGAGAGTGCTTCATGTGATTTACTATGCATCCATGACTCTTAGTGAGGCTCAAAGGAACTACTCTACTACCGAGAAGGAGATGTTGGCAGTAGTGTTTGCCCTAGAGAAGTTCCGTTCATACTTGCTTGGTACTAATGTTTTG gtcaaagataagaaaggagcggAAAATGTGGTAGCTGATCACTTGAGTCATTTGGTGGATGATGTGGATAGGGCTATTGAGCCCATTCTGGGCACATTTCCCGATGAGACTTTATTTGCACTTACTTTCGTTTCTCCTTGGTATGCTAATCTTGTGAATTTTCTTGTCTCTAATGAATTTCCAACAGGTTTTTCTAAGTGTCAAAAGGAGAAGATAAGAAGTGATGCTAAGTACTAT GAGTGGCCTAGTTCACTCGCTTCTAGGGGGATCTTGTCTTTTCAAGCCTTGAAAGCTAGTGTGGATACTTTAAAGGAGGAATTTAATGCATGGAGAAGGAAGGATGGTGATAAGTTTGCAAAATTTGATGCATGGAGAAAGCAAACTGATGATAAGCTTAAGGCACTTGCCGATGTGCTTCTAGAGACACGAGAGCTTGTTAGATCTTTGACTCGTGTTGCTACTAGTGAGTTGAATGCGGCTACTAGAGAAGAGGCACGTGCATTTATGAGCCTTGATCCTGAAGATTCTTCCGATCCTTGA